The genomic segment GCACCGCGGGCCGCGCGAGATAACAGGCGTCGGTAATCAGCACGAGTTGCGTATCCGTCAGCCCGTGAACGCGCCGCAGCTCCGCGGCGATCTGCACGGCGTCCTTGAACCGCGGATACGTCGTCGGCTCGCCGTCGCCGCTGAAGGCGATGTCACGAATAACGCGATTGGCCGGCGGCACGCGGTCGTAGGGCGACTCGGTGAAAATCGATCCGTCCACGGCGGCGAGGATCAGTTGTTCCAGCTCCGTGCGCAAAACGTTCAGGTCCACCTCGCGCGTGACGGGCGGCGTCTTGCGATCCACTTGGCAATAGATGCAGTCGAAATTGCACGCCTTGTCCGGGTTGAGATTGACCCCAATCGAAAGCCCCCCCGAACGCCGAGACACTACGGCATAGCAATAGAGGTTGTCCTGCCAGCGGCGATCGTGCTGGCGATAGGCGATGTTCAGCGGCGTGTCTGGCATGAGGATTGCTTAGTCTATCCGACGGTGAGGGTCAGCCGCCGCGTTGACGCGGCCCGGATGACATCCTAGGATGATACCACGCTGACGGACCATACGGCATGAGAGCAAGCACGCAAACATCCCGTCGAACCATGCTCTGGCGCAGCCTCTGGGCGCTGGTGCTGCTGTTGCACGCCCCGATCACGGTCAGTGTTTTCGCGGCCGCCCTGCGGCTGGAAGAAGGCCGGGCGTCGTGGTCGTCGCTCCTGCTTCTGGCTCTTAGCAACGCTTTCTTTATTATCGAAATTCTGTTCGCCTATTCGCTTCGACTGTTGCGCGATCGGCGGGCCGTATTTGTCTTTTTCCTCGTCATCGCCCTGTTGCACGTCGGTGTGATCGAGCGCGGTTTCCCGGCCTTGGTAGCCAACCTCGATCAACCCGTTGCATGGCTTCTGCTTGGCGTCGTCGGCA from the Planctomycetia bacterium genome contains:
- a CDS encoding radical SAM protein — its product is MPDTPLNIAYRQHDRRWQDNLYCYAVVSRRSGGLSIGVNLNPDKACNFDCIYCQVDRKTPPVTREVDLNVLRTELEQLILAAVDGSIFTESPYDRVPPANRVIRDIAFSGDGEPTTYPRFKDAVQIAAELRRVHGLTDTQLVLITDACYLARPAVREGLAILDANNGHIWAKLDAGTEEYYRLVNRPNLPLSHVLANILDAARVRPVTIQSLFMRVHGAPPSREEIDAYCARLNELLAAGGRLERIQLYTIARETTELYATMLTDAELDGIASAVRARVNAPVATYYGVAG